A section of the Pediococcus inopinatus genome encodes:
- a CDS encoding Gfo/Idh/MocA family protein, translated as MIKLGIIGTNWITQQFVDAAHATKKYQLTAVYSRTTEKAKQFGKKNGATGFFDNLTDFFKSETIDTFYIASPNSLHFEQAKQGIENDKNVIVEKPIVSNIKQMEILRQTLEEHPQARLFEAARQVHQPNFKVIKGQVAMLDRVQGATLTYMKYSSRYDAVLAGETPNVFTLNFAGGALQDLGVYVAYDAVGWFGMPDDVAYYPTLTSTRVDGKGVAILRYPEFDVTLNIGKTSNSYLGSEIYGLKDTIVMDNPAELGNVSIRDEAGKETVIGTKPADNPMISEAEDFGRVINDPQNELNDRDYWTWLDLSQNVNKLLYNLRQSGKIVFPDDAQ; from the coding sequence ATGATTAAACTGGGAATCATTGGCACCAATTGGATTACACAACAATTTGTAGATGCGGCACACGCCACAAAAAAGTATCAATTAACGGCGGTATATTCGCGCACAACTGAAAAGGCCAAACAATTTGGTAAAAAAAATGGCGCAACCGGATTTTTTGATAACTTAACGGACTTTTTCAAAAGTGAGACGATCGATACATTCTACATTGCATCACCCAACAGCTTGCATTTTGAACAAGCTAAACAGGGAATTGAAAACGATAAAAATGTGATTGTCGAAAAACCGATTGTTTCAAACATTAAACAGATGGAAATTTTGCGTCAGACTTTAGAAGAACACCCACAAGCGCGTTTATTCGAAGCTGCTCGTCAGGTTCATCAACCAAATTTCAAAGTGATTAAGGGCCAAGTTGCGATGCTTGATCGGGTTCAAGGCGCCACCTTAACTTACATGAAGTATTCGAGTCGTTACGACGCGGTGTTAGCTGGTGAAACGCCTAATGTGTTCACCCTTAACTTTGCCGGTGGGGCTTTACAAGACTTAGGAGTTTACGTAGCCTATGATGCGGTTGGCTGGTTTGGGATGCCGGATGACGTCGCTTATTACCCAACGCTGACTTCTACCAGAGTTGATGGCAAGGGCGTGGCGATTCTTCGTTATCCTGAGTTTGATGTGACCTTAAATATCGGGAAGACTAGCAATTCGTATTTAGGCTCCGAAATTTATGGCTTGAAAGATACAATTGTGATGGATAATCCCGCTGAATTGGGAAATGTCAGCATTCGTGATGAGGCTGGTAAAGAAACGGTCATCGGCACGAAGCCCGCTGATAATCCCATGATTTCTGAAGCAGAAGATTTTGGCCGAGTAATCAATGATCCCCAGAATGAACTTAATGATCGTGATTACTGGACTTGGCTTGATTTAAGCCAAAATGTTAACAAGTTACTATATAATTTACGTCAATCCGGCAAAATTGTTTTCCCGGATGATGCTCAATAG
- a CDS encoding GH25 family lysozyme, which translates to MAREDIKPIYSNTYKRKRKFNWKKWLFVLLILVAIGSGIAGWHLWRVHQTQTLQQYPIRGISVSQQDGFVDFEGVKKAGMSFAYLRSTSGTTYFDDNFTANYDRIQGAELKIGVYMMFSFSKSAKEQVKYFEEKVGHKVGNLPIAVQVAYYGDYANNPPNKAKQGKQLRELTRELANYYATPCVIWTTPTIAKQMITPYLSDSRQWLVVKDLTALRKRKIDSQTEFVQYSDGADLKVDGQKTSFTTSVFTGKKQTWREIE; encoded by the coding sequence CCTATAAACGAAAACGAAAATTTAATTGGAAAAAATGGCTCTTCGTGCTTCTGATTTTGGTTGCAATTGGCTCAGGAATTGCCGGATGGCATCTGTGGCGCGTGCATCAAACACAAACGTTGCAGCAATATCCAATTCGGGGTATCAGTGTGTCGCAGCAGGACGGCTTCGTGGATTTTGAAGGCGTCAAAAAAGCTGGGATGTCGTTTGCTTATTTGCGAAGTACTAGTGGGACCACTTATTTTGACGATAATTTCACGGCCAATTATGATCGAATCCAAGGCGCAGAATTAAAAATTGGAGTTTATATGATGTTTAGCTTCAGTAAGTCGGCCAAGGAGCAAGTTAAGTATTTCGAAGAAAAGGTGGGGCATAAGGTTGGCAATTTGCCAATTGCGGTTCAAGTAGCCTATTACGGCGATTATGCGAATAATCCGCCTAACAAAGCTAAGCAAGGAAAACAATTACGGGAATTAACGCGAGAGCTGGCTAACTATTATGCCACCCCATGTGTAATTTGGACAACGCCAACAATTGCCAAACAAATGATTACGCCGTATCTTTCAGATAGCCGTCAGTGGCTAGTTGTGAAGGATTTGACGGCATTGCGGAAACGAAAAATCGACAGTCAAACTGAATTTGTGCAATATAGTGACGGGGCTGATCTCAAAGTTGATGGTCAAAAAACGAGTTTCACGACTTCAGTATTTACTGGTAAAAAACAAACTTGGCGAGAAATTGAATAA
- a CDS encoding DEAD/DEAH box helicase yields MDKEFEQFFQQQGFKTATEIQTAVYEPLKQGRSVIGLAPTGSGKTIAFTVPLLEKTAPGDGTQILVLSPSQELAVQTTDVFRQWGAVNNIKATSLTGGANMQRQIERLKKHPEVVVGTPGRMLSLIHESRLKLKDIQTIIVDEADELLTGETLDEVREIVMSAPSDVQLGFFSATQTHKPAELEEIFGVDIEEFDVRQTDKTQGEVVHGLVRVADNKKVVYLRRLAKLKHFQALVFFNHVSTLEHVAAELKHEHVSSVKLAGHQVQTERATAMRKFRKGEAKLLLTTEMAARGLDIANLPAVINFDLPPNAIAYTHRTGRTGRMGNTGMIVNMGNDHDLRNLRKLLPEKTFKPLYLMHGKLTDQLEEEKPAEAVETVEKKQAKAEVDPNATVVMMPTAKPKKAVKKHPTKAKPSKPAFAGGKPKKHVKKNKHSKKKGMRHKNIERNDRKK; encoded by the coding sequence ATGGATAAGGAATTTGAACAATTTTTTCAGCAACAAGGATTTAAAACGGCTACTGAGATTCAAACAGCCGTCTATGAGCCCCTCAAACAGGGTCGCTCGGTGATTGGTTTAGCTCCAACGGGATCTGGAAAAACCATCGCCTTTACAGTGCCGTTACTCGAAAAAACAGCACCTGGGGACGGTACCCAGATTCTCGTGTTGTCTCCTTCCCAGGAACTAGCGGTGCAAACGACCGATGTCTTCCGCCAGTGGGGAGCGGTCAATAATATTAAGGCCACTTCATTAACTGGAGGGGCTAATATGCAACGCCAAATTGAGCGGTTGAAGAAGCATCCTGAGGTCGTGGTGGGAACGCCAGGCCGAATGTTATCATTGATTCATGAAAGTCGCTTAAAGCTCAAAGACATTCAAACGATTATTGTGGATGAAGCAGATGAACTTTTGACCGGCGAAACGCTGGATGAAGTTCGGGAGATTGTGATGTCGGCGCCGTCTGATGTGCAACTGGGCTTTTTCTCCGCTACGCAAACGCATAAACCTGCAGAACTTGAAGAAATCTTTGGTGTGGACATCGAAGAGTTTGATGTTCGGCAAACAGATAAAACACAAGGTGAAGTGGTTCATGGGTTAGTTCGGGTGGCAGATAATAAGAAGGTTGTGTACTTACGCCGATTGGCAAAACTCAAACACTTTCAGGCTTTGGTCTTCTTTAATCACGTTTCGACCCTTGAACACGTGGCAGCTGAATTAAAGCATGAACATGTTTCCAGTGTGAAATTAGCTGGGCATCAAGTGCAAACGGAACGAGCAACCGCCATGCGGAAGTTCCGTAAGGGTGAAGCTAAGTTGTTGCTTACCACAGAAATGGCAGCTCGGGGACTGGACATTGCTAACCTCCCAGCGGTAATTAATTTTGATTTGCCACCTAATGCGATTGCCTACACCCATCGAACGGGACGGACCGGACGCATGGGAAATACAGGGATGATCGTTAACATGGGAAATGACCATGATTTGCGGAACTTACGTAAATTGCTCCCTGAAAAAACGTTCAAGCCATTGTATCTGATGCACGGCAAACTAACGGATCAACTTGAAGAAGAAAAACCAGCCGAGGCGGTCGAAACCGTTGAAAAGAAGCAGGCTAAAGCTGAGGTTGATCCCAATGCAACTGTGGTGATGATGCCAACTGCCAAACCAAAAAAAGCAGTTAAAAAACATCCGACAAAAGCGAAGCCCAGTAAGCCAGCCTTTGCGGGTGGAAAACCTAAGAAACATGTGAAAAAGAATAAGCATTCCAAGAAAAAGGGAATGCGGCACAAAAATATTGAACGTAATGATAGGAAGAAATAA